A genomic stretch from Peromyscus eremicus chromosome 6, PerEre_H2_v1, whole genome shotgun sequence includes:
- the Znf697 gene encoding zinc finger protein 697, whose amino-acid sequence MEQEDNQGVCEPQNSEDRGMGSDFENSEDREGDPEERGMGSNPRHTEERGHLEMDSDPRDDDLRGDSQEREIVSTVCPEGLLSEEEGAVLREEEDDQPGVADIALFPGLSESDSISRSPRGEEEEEELEEEEEENVGENGLMEADEQLPPPMLPWRRHLSLGGRHRGDKPAHRRFHRLHHPMAMDLGELDSLMASIMDAPTICPDCGESFSPGAAFLQHQRIHRLAEAAAVASLEPFGLAAECGGVVGMMGMGVAGGFGAGPALARPPREKPFRCGECGKGFSRNTYLTNHLRLHTGERPNLCADCGKSFSWRADLLKHRRLHTGEKPYPCPECGEAFSLSSHLLSHRRAHAAASGAGSAALRPFACGECGKGFVRRSHLANHQRIHTGEKPHGCGECGKRFSWRSDLVKHQRVHTGEKPYMCSECGETFSVSSHLFTHKRTHSGERPYVCRECGKGFGRNSHLVNHLRVHTGEKPFRCGQCEKRFSDFSTLTQHQRTHTGEKPYTCIECGKSFIQSSHLIRHRRIHTGNKPHKCAGCGKGFRYKTHLAQHQKLHVC is encoded by the exons ATGGAACAGGAAGATAATCAGGGTGTGTGTGAACCCCAGAATTCCGAAGATAGAGGTATGGGTTCTGACTTTGAGAACTCTGAGGACAGAGAAGGGGACCCAGAAGAAAGAGGAATGGGCTCCAATCCACGCCACACAGAAGAGAGGGGCCACCTGGAGATGGACTCCGACCCACGGGATGACGATCTAAGAGGGGACTCACAAGAGAGGGAAATAGTGTCCACTGTCTGTCCAG AGGGGCTGCTGAGTGAGGAAGAAGGGGCTGTCCTCCGTGAGGAAGAGGATGACCAGCCTGGTGTGGCTGACATAGCACTGTTCCCAGGCCTGTCAGAATCTGACAGTATATCCCGGAGTCCCCgcggagaagaggaggaggaggagttggaagaagaagaggaggaaaacgTTGGGGAGAACgggctgatggaggcagatgagcAGTTGCCTCCTCCAATGCTTCCCTGGAGGCGTCACCTCTCCCTGGGGGGTCGACACCGAGGTGACAAACCTGCCCACCGCCGCTTCCACCGGCTCCATCACCCCATGGCCATGGACCTCGGGGAACTCGACAGCCTGATGGCCAGCATCATGGACGCGCCCACCATCTGCCCGGACTGCGGGGAGAGCTTCAGTCCGGGTGCCGCCTTTCTGCAGCACCAGCGCATCCACCGCCTGGCTGAGGCCGCCGCGGTGGCCAGCCTGGAGCCCTTCGGCTTGGCGGCCGAGTGCGGTGGGGTGGTGGGGATGATGGGCATGGGCGTGGCCGGCGGCTTCGGGGCGGGGCCCGCGCTGGCCCGGCCCCCCCGCGAGAAGCCCTTCCGCTGCGGGGAGTGCGGCAAAGGCTTCAGCCGCAACACCTACCTGACCAACCACCTGCGGCTGCACACGGGCGAGCGGCCCAACCTGTGCGCCGACTGCGGCAAGAGCTTCAGCTGGCGCGCCGACCTGCTCAAGCACCGGCGCCTGCACACGGGCGAGAAGCCCTACCCGTGCCCGGAGTGCGGCGAGGCCTTCAGCCTCAGCTCGCACTTGCTCAGCCACCGGCGCGCGCACGCGGCGGCCAGCGGCGCGGGCTCGGCGGCGCTGCGGCCCTTCGCGTGCGGGGAGTGCGGCAAGGGTTTCGTGCGCCGCTCGCACCTGGCCAACCACCAGCGCATCCACACGGGCGAGAAGCCGCACGGCTGCGGCGAGTGCGGCAAGCGCTTCAGCTGGCGCTCGGACCTGGTGAAGCACCAGCGCGTGCACACGGGCGAGAAGCCCTACATGTGCTCCGAGTGCGGGGAGACCTTCAGCGTCAGCTCGCACCTCTTCACGCACAAGCGCACGCACTCGGGCGAGCGGCCCTACGTGTGCCGCGAGTGTGGCAAGGGCTTCGGCCGCAACTCGCACCTCGTCAACCACCTGCGCGTGCACACGGGCGAGAAGCCGTTCCGCTGCGGCCAGTGCGAGAAGCGCTTCAGCGACTTCTCCACGCTCACGCAGCACCAGCGCACGCACACGGGCGAGAAGCCCTACACGTGCATCGAGTGCGGCAAGAGCTTCATCCAGAGCTCCCACCTCATCCGCCACCGCCGCATCCACACCGGCAACAAGCCCCACAAGTGCGCGGGCTGCGGCAAGGGCTTCCGCTACAAGACGCACCTTGCGCAGCATCAGAAGTTGCATGTGTGCTAG